The Carassius gibelio isolate Cgi1373 ecotype wild population from Czech Republic chromosome B9, carGib1.2-hapl.c, whole genome shotgun sequence genome includes a region encoding these proteins:
- the LOC127965541 gene encoding xin actin-binding repeat-containing protein 2, whose product MAVYQAAVSKQDRTSFSSSVMEEAEVCSLPGGLASVRRQFENESMSSSHTVTQIHHTHRSVQEVSNSSAMSVASSSGGRQVSQQVFLQDERAARDQIAHNREVISGYENHHNDTEEEEYYPRLSTKELAQHFEKTIEEAAPSKKIKIELDKSRSQLLSEVNTSHQTVKSEISSTLNSVASHKVEEGEPSYEFTFDDDDDDDDDDDDDDDDDYDLEYLPPPPPDLLEDPSDVAENFPEPPVKHTVNRQQYYRQRELSELKRLCKHIHPDVRKDLERDFYDDEGIEAVGEVQEAAYQFEHTGTNSNGSPDHEYLEWDEVMRGEVQSMRWMFENKPLDCIKDDSENEEDGKKIIQQEIIPGGDVKNRALMFETHPMDTLGLQCDSAKRNYLVNEVGKRDVRAAAWLFETKPMDTLNKIHTDDEQTKEVIFTQEATEGDVKSVRYMFENQEMDSLGDTETMDEKQVLSLKSVLEEIKSEVKKVIWMFETQCMCVMREHSGEMVLITSVRREETEKGDVKTSRWLFETQPLNDIDMDLSQVRLISSISLEDNQLGDAKRGRWLFETKRLDTINAQWERMQKQKEEILGADVRKHCMVFETQPMDTLKDDANSRPVTSEQIIGGNVRSVRHLFENAPPDELKELPEVGKLNKKAVFEEGRGDVRHQKWMFENKPLENIKDEDVEVNRLKKTIASDEERGDVRYQKWLFENQRLEDIQEEKREFVKTVDSEQIDRSYKGDVRRNCKVFETQPMEMLKDDSNARPVSAEEILGGDVQSARHFFETVPKDEMKELSEVGKLKRMMTSEEKGDVRHQKWLFESQPLEQIREERKDVTRTVNLEDIENVDVRNYRQIFETYDLSQYDESQKIQVEGVTTGSVRSNKNLFESMPLYALQDSSGHYHEVRTVRREEIVKGDVRSCQWMFETHPIDQFDESITKFQIIKGITQQEIESGDVKTAKWLFETQPLDAIKYFSNIEDEECVTRETADIVKGDVKTCKWLFETKPIDMLYEREELKSTKDSGEVQKGDVKTCTWLFETQTLDAIHHNSETVLQTHTVKQEDIYGKDVGMARFLFETENLENISGGQREDFKTVTEIDIQSGDVSRMKYIFETQSSDVVSSTSEDFMRQLRSAQSEDIQKGNVGNCKWLFENQPIDKITETPGELKGARTVQDVQGGNVDKGRFIFETYTLDKIQDVSSEAEMTKLQKVIREDEEKGDVKTFAMMFETQPLYAIQDKEGHYHEVTTLTKEDIHRGDVVGARWLFETKPLDSIRETDEVYLLKAVTEEDIQKGDVSSARWRFETQPLDKIAEDDKISIKTVEDIQGGDVKTNKQRFESDALSQKLVRTVSMSEIHKGDVRTAKWMFETHTFDQIHAEKSEDEMKTVVMEEQLRGDVKQSVWLFEKNPLDHVNESDESKRVICEEIPKADVKTTTWLFETTPFAEFNESSLEKTEIIGKSVKATLDELFTQRMVDNKGIIIEADEIGDVRMAKYNLMSKEVPQIQREEIIKGDLQNIMMNLLNRQEKTERGIIINAEERGDISGAVQQLLQEHSSASVEKEEIIRGDIQEAINNLLKEESTGKRGILIQEDEKGDVRMTIYSLFNSPEESSTQKENIVGGNVKGCLERLCNPDTEEIVRIEVDEAERGKVSFYSTCIESGALDYLKKLQVEPDEADPGKIEKEEIIGGDIKGTKLSLTCNQAQIGRLVDREDIVPGNVHNTVKVFMTEPPVSFEHLQREEIVRGDLQAVMNSLTQSVNQTVVLEKEEVIRADLPTTLRSLEEAQNQPREVEKPEIIPGNIKGTLKSLKDLTSTKVEIVLEDLVPGDIKGTLKSLEEAKHAVKEVEKEVIVKGDIHTAIQSLQEASNERKVCQQEIGVQGDVKGKIQLLLEPPPSPRMQRRASTEGDVKLSIKSLYDTQEQVLSEKEEVIKGDVKSTIKSLMETAQRASPTIPRRQPIRKVKVPAKTPSPSVNEILAEKPTPAVKNLDMNSESKRSAHKQSMQNKYTSQDSTAITTRTTECSQETKTTVLEHKTIVQTHGIKTLKTDFRQGLIRLEKRKQQEIHMPPPPPDPEPPLPPPPTPPPDYESISFPTPPPSIRGDHDLPPPPTPPPCDPVKTELDHFPPPPTPPLPPLAMADLDLLPPPPTVQELDLLPLPNITPSKPTKMTVKPLKAPTLCKVPKLEPGISFEQMDVQATRETKSRKNVSTKSVKSSMISSGIQSVFTKQPPESPRPPKKVFAPLMLTPPASPPPPSKSPVSKFKTPLIQAEQKFRQQREESCTPPPPRSPAFEICMHESVSAALEMLSSESTDTVQSEASISFDFTQERAQKSVTKFELATDSYDSSKHTALPNAPPSKALIAATNEKSPPKSPGISLVKQNIISNQSSQGSSGQQQTTSTSAKKKKKRSVTTNIQQVTKTVIKNTTKEEINASVKSDKPQSVSKNKSENVGKDVSSVSEDKTKEESSPKKNQEKNSPDRSLPIKEIQIKDAEQKPQKVDGQKAKKVSKSTKLESKEKATAEQENVQVKESREKSPTETENKVEKEAKEKPVEGLPATPKKKRRSKSKKDKEAVQSNNTASMSPTEAKPAEPKWPVLTSDEKQEEISLVQTQHTIQMGNTEVYKEVIKTESTFQQQSFQEEGATVKLQKQASGSQRIPEESKDESRNVPIKMTDKSAQKKTAECSAESTSTSLRQAEAQKMLSRISELQGVAGKIDSKAVKTLLNEMPSWLLGPEEKSDLEGAAAEHNEKKLKEILAHVKNLVQAKLMHFDGTIEKHECEATSEKLVSSGAIQRISKISIGSTKCETRKVVKEEMKTTRKSRKQQMSSVTTLDPRAPSPLLRLRSSSPTFITIESTKRTDSPQRAAPSPSPTPPTPPPRRSETPSSRLSRTSPSPSSNRADSLTRLRNATATLSRGASPDPVPHLVAAPGKKSEIVEFPAMFQRQIKIDSKPVKEETLGSSETQVVELNIANVSGDAIIIPERLGPNTETESAVKKKKNISKDNLSGRAKTIETSEGKVGIRKDPIDNTEKPGRETDGLELDTEKKARQQEDMAAFNIKDIKNVFEMSEQSSPIKELQNKQEEQESRLSEIASEGSKPELPPEREQCSQLSSPMLVRKDVKEDKSVDPTGFSETKTVTEHYSSVDEFGTRIIGSRSTMAVSTQSQSITTQRVPFSYADAVKKKTSEVTVSPEVSAEELMKNFHKAWTESESVFKSLGVTDSSTKVGDVCSVQEEGLPHGRPDSRQKEVP is encoded by the exons ATGGCTGTGTACCAGGCGGCGGTTTCCAAACAGGACAGAACAAGCTTCTCCAGTTCG GTCATGGAGGAAGCCGAGGTTTGTTCCCTGCCTGGGGGTCTGGCCAGTGTCCGCAGACAGTTCGAGAATGAGAGCATGTCATCATCTCACACGGTCACCCAGATTcaccacacacacagatctgtgcAG GAGGTGTCAAATTCATCAGCCATGAGTGTGGCGAGCAGCAGCGGGGGTCGACAAGTCTCACAGCAGGTCTTCCTCCAGGATGAAAGG GCTGCACGTGATCAAATCGCACATAACCGGGAGGTTATTTCTGGTTATGAGAATCATCACAATGACACGG AGGAGGAAGAGTACTATCCGAGGCTCTCGACTAAAGAACTGGCACAGCATTTTGAAAAGACTATCGAGGAGGCAGCCCCCAGCAAGAAAATTAAG ATTGAACTTGACAAAAGCCGTTCACAGCTGCTATCAGAAGTGAACACGTCCCATCAAACTGTGAAGAGTGAAATATCAAGTACTCTGAACAGTGTTGCCTCACACAAAGTGGAAGAAGGTGAACCAAGTTATGAGTTTActtttgatgatgatgacgacgacgacgacgacgacgatgatgacgatgatgacgaTTATGATCTGGAATATCTGCCACCGCCCCCACCGGACTTACTGGAGGATCCTTCAGACGTTGCAGAAAACTTTCCTGAACCTCCAGTGAAACACACAGTGAACAGACAGCAATACTACAGACAGAGGGAACTATCAGAGCTGAAACGTCTCTGCAAACACATTCACCCTGATGTCAGGAAAGACCTGGAAAGAGATTTTTACGACGACGAGGGCATTGAAGCAGTAGGGGAAGTTCAAGAGGCAGCATACCAGTTTGAACACACCGGCACCAATTCAAATGGAAGCCCAGATCACGAATATTTGGAGTGGGACGAGGTTATGAGAGGTGAAGTGCAGTCCATGCGCTGGATGTTTGAGAACAAACCCTTAGACTGCATTAAGGATGATTCGGAAAATGAAGAGGATGGCAAAAAGATAATTCAGCAGGAAATCATTCCTGGAGGAGATGTTAAGAACAGGGCTTTGATGTTTGAGACGCATCCCATGGATACACTGGGATTGCAATGTGATTCAGCTAAACGGAACTATCTAGTGAATGAAGTAGGGAAACGAGATGTTCGGGCGGCCGCCTGGTTGTTTGAGACAAAGCCAATGGATACGTTAAATAAAATTCACACTGATGATGAGCAAACCAAAGAAGTCATCTTTACACAAGAAGCCACCGAAGGAGATGTGAAGTCTGTGAGGTACATGTTTGAAAACCAAGAAATGGACTCTCTGGGCGACACTGAAACCATGGATGAGAAGCAGGTGCTGAGCCTGAAGTCTGTACTGGAGGAGATCAAATCAGAAGTGAAGAAAGTCATATGGATGTTTGAGACGCAGTGCATGTGTGTAATGAGGGAACACTCCGGTGAGATGGTTTTGATTACTTCTGTCCGCCGAGAGGAGACAGAGAAAGGTGATGTCAAAACATCAAGATGGCTCTTCGAAACACAGCCATTGAATGACATTGACATGGACCTTTCTCAAGTCAGGCTAATCTCCAGTATATCCTTGGAAGACAACCAGCTAGGTGATGCAAAAAGGGGAAGGTGGCTGTTTGAGACAAAGAGGCTTGACACCATAAATGCCCAATGGGAGAGAATGCAAAAGCAGAAAGAAGAGATTCTTGGGGCTGATGTACGCAAACACTGCATGGTGTTTGAGACGCAGCCTATGGACACGCTTAAAGATGATGCCAACTCCAGACCTGTTACCTCAGAACAGATCATTGGAGGTAACGTTCGCTCTGTGAGACACTTGTTTGAAAATGCTCCACCGGATGAACTCAAAGAGCTTCCGGAAGtcggaaaactaaataaaaaagcagTCTTTGAGGAAGGAAGAGGTGATGTGAGACACCAAAAATGGATGTTTGAGAATAAACCTCTGGAGAACATTAAAGATGAGGATGTTGAGGTAAACCGACTTAAGAAAACCATAGCATCTGATGAAGAAAGAGGTGATGTGAGATATCAAAAATGGCTGTTTGAGAACCAACGTTTGGAAGATATtcaagaggaaaagagagagttTGTGAAGACAGTTGATTCAGAACAAATAGATAGAAGTTACAAGGGTGATGTCCGCAGAAATTGTAAGGTGTTTGAGACGCAACCGATGGAAATGTTAAAGGATGATTCCAATGCCAGGCCAGTAAGTGCAGAAGAAATTCTAGGAGGTGACGTTCAGTCTGCCAGACACTTTTTTGAGACCGTTCCAAAAGATGAGATGAAAGAGCTTTCAGAGGTGGGGAAGCTCAAAAGAATGATGACATCTGAGGAGAAAGGAGACGTTCGACACCAGAAGTGGCTGTTTGAGAGCCAGCCGCTGGAGCAGATCAGAGAGGAGAGAAAGGATGTAACAAGAACGGTGAATTTGGAGGATATAGAAAATGTAGATGTGCGCAACTACAGGCAAATTTTTGAAACATATGATTTAAGCCAATATGATGAAAGTCAGAAGATTCAAGTTGAGGGTGTCACCACTGGCTCTGTTAGatcaaataaaaatctatttgagTCCATGCCATTATACGCACTGCAAGACAGTTCTGGGCATTATCACGAGGTTAGAACTGTACGGCGGGAGGAAATCGTCAAAGGAGATGTCAGAAGCTGCCAGTGGATGTTTGAAACTCACCCTATTGACCAATTCGATGAGAGCATCACTAAATTCCAAATCATAAAGGGCATAACACAACAAGAGATAGAATCTGGAGATGTCAAAACGGCCAAATGGCTCTTTGAAACCCAGCCTCTTGATGCTATTAAATATTTTAGCAATATTGAAGATGAGGAGTGTGTTACTAGGGAGACAGCAGACATAGTCAAGGGTGATGTTAAAACCTGCAAGTGGCTTTTTGAAACCAAACCTATAGACATGCTTTATGAAAGGGAAGAGCTTAAGAGTACAAAAGATTCTGGTGAAGTTCAAAAAGGCGATGTAAAAACATGCACTTGGCTTTTTGAAACTCAAACTCTTGATGCCATACATCATAACTCAGAGACGGTGTTGCAAACTCACACTGTGAAACAAGAAGACATTTATGGAAAAGACGTCGGCATGGCACGTTTCCTGTTTGAGACAGAGAACCTGGAGAACATTAGTGGAGGACAGCGAGAAGATTTTAAGACTGTTACTGAAATAGACATACAATCCGGGGACGTGTCTCGGATGAAATACATATTTGAAACCCAATCTTCTGACGTTGTGAGCTCAACTTCTGAGGATTTCATGAGACAGCTGAGGAGTGCTCAATCTGAGGATATTCAGAAAGGAAATGTTGGAAACTGCAAATGGTTATTTGAAAACCAACCCATAGATAAAATCACAGAGACCCCCGGTGAGCTAAAAGGAGCTCGTACGGTACAAGATGTTCAGGGAGGCAATGTTGATAAAGGCAGATTCATTTTTGAGACCTACACGTTAGATAAGATTCAAGATGTGTCCTCTGAAGCTGAAATGACAAAGCTGCAGAAAGTCATCAGAGAGGATGAGGAGAAAGGAGATGTGAAAACGTTCGCAATGATGTTTGAGACTCAGCCTCTCTATGCCATCCAAGACAAAGAAGGCCATTATCATGAAGTGACAACACTTACAAAAGAAGACATACATAGAGGTGATGTAGTAGGAGCCCGTTGGCTGTTTGAAACAAAGCCTCTGGACTCAATTAGAGAGACAGATGAGGTCTATCTTTTAAAAGCCGTTACAGAGGAAGATATCCAAAAAGGTGATGTCAGCTCAGCAAGATGGAGGTTTGAAACCCAGCCCCTTGATAAGATTGCAGAAGATGACAAAATATCTATCAAAACTGTCGAGGACATTCAGGGAGGTGATGTAAAGACAAACAAGCAGCGTTTTGAATCTGATGCATTGTCTCAAAAGTTGGTGCGTACTGTCAGTATGAGTGAGATTCATAAAGGGGATGTTAGGACAGCAAAATGGATGTTTGAAACTcacacatttgatcagatacatgCTGAAAAGTCAGAGGATGAGATGAAAACTGTTGTTATGGAGGAACAGCTGAGGGGGGATGTCAAACAGTCTGTATGGCTATTTGAGAAGAATCCTCTTGATCATGTTAACGAAAGTGACGAAAGTAAAAGGGTAATTTGTGAAGAAATCCCCAAAGCAGATGTCAAAACCACAACATGGCTTTTTGAAACGACGCCATTCGCTGAATTTAATGAGAGCAGCTTGGAGAAGACAGAAATCATTGGTAAGAGTGTAAAAGCCACTCTCGACGAACTGTTCACCCAAAGAATGGTAGACAACAAAGGTATTATCATAGAGGCCGATGAAATTGGAGACGTTCGCATGGCTAAGTACAACCTCATGAGTAAAGAAGTTCCCCAGATCCAGAGAGAAGAAATCATTAAAGGAGATCTGCAAAACATCATGATGAACCTCCTCAACAGACAGGAGAAAACCGAGAGGGGAATCATTATAAATGCAGAGGAGAGGGGAGACATCAGCGGCGCCGTACAACAGCTGCTCCAAGAGCACAGCAGCGCCTCTGTGGAGAAAGAGGAGATAATAAGAGGTGACATTCAGGAAGCCATAAACAACCTGCTGAAAGAGGAGAGCACTGGCAAACGGGGCATTCTCATTCAAGAAGACGAAAAGGGAGATGTTCGTATGACAATATACTCTTTATTCAATTCTCCTGAAGAATCGAGCACTCAGAAAGAAAATATAGTCGGAGGTAATGTGAAAGGGTGCCTTGAGAGACTTTGCAATCCAGACACAGAGGAAATTGTGAGAATTGAAGTGGATGAAGCAGAGAGGGGAAAGGTGAGCTTTTATTCTACATGTATTGAGTCGGGTGCACTGGATTACCTCAAAAAGCTGCAGGTAGAGCCAGATGAGGCTGACCCGGGTAAAATTGAAAAAGAGGAAATCATTGGTGGTGATATTAAGGGAACGAAACTCAGCTTGACATGCAATCAAGCTCAAATCGGTCGTCTGGTGGACAGGGAAGATATAGTCCCAGGCAATGTTCATAACACGGTTAAGGTTTTCATGACCGAGCCTCCAGTCTCATTTGAACATTTACAGAGAGAAGAGATTGTGAGAGGAGACCTACAAGCAGTGATGAATTCTCTGACGCAGTCTGTAAACCAGACAGTTGTTTTGGAGAAAGAAGAAGTAATTCGAGCTGATTTACCTACAACACTGAGGTCTCTAGAGGAGGCCCAAAACCAGCCCAGAGAGGTGGAAAAGCCCGAAATCATTCCTGGTAACATCAAAGGAACGCTGAAATCACTAAAAGACTTGACTTCCACCAAGGTGGAAATTGTCCTAGAAGACTTGGTGCCAGGTGACATCAAAGGTACGTTGAAATCGCTGGAGGAGGCCAAACATGCAGTGAAAGAGGTGGAGAAGGAGGTGATTGTAAAGGGGGACATTCACACAGCAATACAGAGTCTACAAGAAGCGTCAAATGAGAGAAAGGTTTGCCAGCAGGAGATTGGTGTCCAGGGAGATGTGAAAGGCAAGATTCAGCTCTTACTTGAGCCTCCTCCATCTCCCAGAATGCAGCGCAGGGCGAGCACAGAGGGCGATGTGAAGCTTTCCATAAAATCCCTCTATGACACCCAAGAGCAAGTGCTATCAGAGAAAGAAGAAGTGATAAAAGGAGACGTTAAGAGCACAATAAAATCCTTAATGGAAACGGCACAGAGAGCCAGCCCAACGATTCCCCGAAGGCAGCCTATAAGAAAGGTCAAAGTTCCTGCAAAGACCCCATCTCCATCAGTGAACGAGATCCTTGCAGAGAAGCCCACCCCTGCAGTTAAAAATCTTGATATGAACAGTGAATCAAAGAGAAGCGCTCACAAGCAATCAATGCAAAACAAATACACCTCTCAAGACAGCACTGCAATCACCACTCGCACCACAGAATGTAGCCAGGAAACAAAAACCACAGTGCTGGAGCACAAAACAATTGTTCAAACACACGGCATCAAAACATTGAAGACTGACTTCCGTCAGGGGTTGATTCGACTGGAAAAAAGAAAGCAGCAGGAAATCCATATGCCACCTCCACCACCTGACCCCGAACCCCCTCTGCCTCCCCCTCCAACGCCCCCTCCGGATTATGAAAGCATCTCATTCCCCACTCCTCCTCCGAGCATTAGGGGTGATCACGATCTTCCCCCTCCCCCTACTCCTCCTCCATGTGATCCAGTGAAGACAGAACTTGACCATTTCCCTCCTCCACCAACCCCACCACTTCCTCCTCTTGCAATGGCTGATCTTGACCTTCTCCCTCCGCCTCCCACAGTCCAGGAGTTAGACCTCCTTCCACTGCCCAACATAACACCATCCAAACCCACTAAAATGACTGTCAAACCCCTCAAAGCACCAACATTGTGCAAAGTACCCAAGCTTGAGCCAGGAATTTCATTTGAGCAAATGGATGTGCAGGCTACACGGGAGACCAAGAGTAGAAAAAATGTCAGCACAAAATCAGTTAAGTCCTCCATGATATCCTCTGGAATTCAGTCCGTGTTCACAAAACAGCCACCGGAGTCTCCGCGGCCTCCCAAGAAAGTTTTCGCCCCCTTGATGCTCACCCCACCCGCTTCTCCTCCTCCGCCGTCCAAATCTCCGGTAAGCAAATTCAAAACCCCACTAATACAAGCCGAACAGAAGTTCAGACAGCAGAGGGAGGAAAGCTGCACACCGCCACCGCCGCGCTCCCCAGCCTTTGAAATCTGCATGCACGAGTCAGTCAGTGCAGCCCTTGAAATGCTTTCTTCAGAGAGCACAGACACGGTGCAATCAGAGGCAAGCATATCATTTGATTTCACTCAAGAGAGAGCTCAAAAGAGTGTGACCAAATTTGAATTAGCCACAGACTCATATGATTCATCCAAGCACACGGCTCTCCCAAACGCTCCCCCAAGCAAGGCTTTGATCGCTGCCACAAATGAGAAATctcctccaaaatctcctggtattTCCTTAGTTAAACAGAACATTATCTCTAATCAGTCATCGCAGGGCTCTTCGGGTCAGCAGCAGACCACCTCCACTTcagctaaaaagaaaaagaagagatcTGTGACGACCAATATACAACAGGTGACGAAGACGGTTATTAAAAACACAACCAAAGAAGAAATAAATGCCTCTGTCAAATCAGACAAACCTCAAAGTGTCTCTAAAAATAAATCTGAGAATGTTGGAAAAGATGTGAGCAGCGTATCAGAggacaaaacaaaagaggaaagcTCTCCGaagaaaaatcaagaaaaaaactCCCCTGATCGCTCCCTACCAATCAAAGAGATTCAAATTAAGGATGCTGAGCAGAAGCCCCAAAAGGTCGACGGTCAAAAGGCTAAGAAAGTTAGTAAGAGCACTAAACTGGAAAGCAAGGAGAAAGCCACAGCGGAGCAGGAGAATGTTCAGGTGAAAGAAAGCAGAGAAAAAAGCCCCACAGAAACAGAGAATAAAGTGGAGAAAGAGGCCAAAGAGAAACCTGTAGAGGGGCTCCCTGCCACTCcgaaaaagaaaaggaggagcaAGAGTAAGAAAGACAAAGAAGCCGTTCAAAGCAATAACACCGCATCCATGTCACCCACAGAGGCCAAGCCTGCTGAGCCTAAGTGGCCAGTCCTGACATCTGatgaaaaacaagaagaaatcTCCCTAGTGCAAACACAGCACACTATTCAAATGGGAAACACTGAAGTTTACAAGGAGGTCATCAAAACCGAAAGTACATTCCAACAGCAGAGTTTCCAGGAGGAGGGTGCAACTGTTAAACTTCAGAAGCAGGCCAGTGGAAGCCAGCGGATTCCTGAGGAATCAAAAGATGAAAGCAGAAATGTTCCAATAAAAATGACAGACAAATCTGCACAAAAGAAGACTGCTGAGTGCTCAGCAGAGAGCACCAGTACATCTCTAAGACAAGCTGAAGCGCAGAAGATGTTGTCTCGTATCTCAGAGTTACAGGGGGTTGCAGGAAAAATAGACTCTAAGGCTGTGAAAACACTGCTCAATGAAATGCCCTCCTGGCTTCTGGGGCCAGAGGAGAAGAGTGATTTGGAAGGGGCAGCTGCTGAACACAACGAAAAGAAGCTTAAAGAAATTCTCGCTCATGTTAAAAATCTTGTTCAAGCTAAGCTAATGCACTTTGACGGCACAATTGAAAAGCATGAATGTGAGGCCACCTCTGAAAAATTAGTCTCTAGTGGAGCCATTCAAAGAATTTCAAAGATTTCCATTGGTTCAACAAAGTGTGAAACACGGAAGGTGGTCAAAGAGGAGATGAAGACAACACGCAAGAGTCGAAAGCAACAAATGAGCAGCGTTACAACTCTTGACCCCAGAGCTCCATCTCCATTGTTACGGCTGCGCTCTTCCTCACCTACGTTCATCACCATTGAGTCCACAAAGAGAACCGACTCGCCACAGAGGGCAGCACCTTCACCTTCCCCAACTCCACCGACGCCTCCTCCACGGAGGTCTGAGACTCCAAGCTCTCGCTTAAGCAGGACCTCCCCTTCACCCTCCTCGAACCGGGCAGATAGTCTGACACGGCTCAGAAATGCCACAGCTACGCTCTCTCGTGGTGCTTCGCCGGATCCGGTGCCTCACCTGGTGGCGGCCCCTGGAAAGAAGTCCGAAATTGTGGAATTTCCCGCCATGTTCCAACGTCAGATCAAAATTGATTCTAAACCGGTTAAAGAGGAGACTCTTGGGTCTTCTGAAACACAAGTGGTTGAATTGAATATCGCTAACGTAAGTGGAGATGCCATTATTATCCCAGAGCGTTTAGGCCCCAACACAGAGACTGAGAGTGcagtgaaaaagaagaaaaatatctCTAAGGATAACCTGTCTGGACGAGCCAAAACAATTGAGACGTCAGAAGGGAAAGTTGGTATTAGAAAAGACCCAATTGACAATACAGAGAAGCCTGGCAGGGAAACTGACGGCCTGGAGCTTGATACGGAGAAGAAAGCAAGACAACAAGAGGATATGGCTGCTTTCAACATCAaggatattaaaaatgtttttgaaatgagtGAGCAAAGTTCCCCCATCAAAGAGCTACAAAACAAACAGGAGGAACAGGAGTCAAGACTGAGTGAAATTGCATCTGAAGGTTCAAAGCCTGAGCTTCCTCCAGAGAGGGAACAATGCTCCCAGCTGAGCTCTCCTATGCTTGTGCGCAAAGATGTGAAAGAAGACAAGTCTGTCGATCCAACAGGATTTTCAGAGACAAAAACAGTCACTGAACATTATTCTTCTGTTGACGAGTTTGGCACTAGAATTATCGGATCAAGAAGCACCATGGCGGTTTCCACACAGTCTCAAAGCATTACAACACAACGGGTGCCTTTTTCCTATGCTGATGCTGTGAAGAAAAAGACGTCAGAGGTGACGGTGTCACCTGAGGTCTCTGCAGAGGAACTGATGAAGAACTTCCATAAAGCGTGGACAGAAAGTGAGAGTGTGTTCAAAAGCTTAGGTGTCACAG ATTCGAGTACCAAAGTCGGAGATGTGTGCAGTGTGCAAGAAGAGGGTTTACCCCATGGAAGGCCTGATAGCCGACAAAAAGAAGTTCCATAA